Proteins encoded within one genomic window of Couchioplanes caeruleus:
- a CDS encoding DNA recombination protein RmuC produces MSFSTLAVVVICLAVGAALGWLAARLRAAADIARLEATVQAGRDGEERLEQSLRALSYESTAQSQEAVARAVAPLHETLRRYEERVADLERERIDAYAELREQVRAMGLVSGELRTETRQLVAALRAPQVRGRWGEHQLRRIVEAAGLLEHCDFAEQVSSRTDHQGVRPDMVVRLHGGRSVVVDAKAPFDAYLSAMEARDERTRDTHLDQHARVLRGHVDALAGKAYWTAFDQTPDFVVLFVPADPFLDAALQRDPTLMEHAFARNVVLATPATLVALLRTVAYSWRQEALARNALAVHGLARELYGRLATLGDHVGKLGASLGGAVTAYNRAVGSLESRVLVSARKLAEMGVSDEELAVPAQVELTPRQPQAPELFEEPGSAMFR; encoded by the coding sequence GTGAGCTTCTCGACGCTGGCCGTGGTGGTCATCTGCCTGGCGGTCGGGGCCGCGCTCGGCTGGCTGGCCGCGCGGCTGCGGGCCGCGGCCGACATCGCCCGGCTGGAGGCGACGGTCCAGGCCGGACGCGACGGCGAGGAACGCCTCGAGCAGTCGCTGCGAGCGCTGTCCTATGAGTCCACCGCCCAGTCGCAGGAGGCCGTCGCGCGCGCCGTGGCGCCCCTGCACGAGACGCTGCGCCGCTACGAGGAGCGCGTCGCCGACCTCGAGCGCGAGCGGATCGACGCCTACGCCGAGCTGCGCGAGCAGGTGCGAGCCATGGGATTGGTTTCCGGCGAGCTGCGCACCGAGACCAGACAACTCGTCGCGGCGCTGCGCGCGCCCCAGGTCCGGGGCCGATGGGGCGAGCACCAACTGCGCCGCATCGTGGAGGCCGCCGGCCTGCTCGAACACTGCGACTTCGCCGAGCAGGTTTCGTCCCGCACCGATCACCAGGGCGTACGCCCCGACATGGTGGTACGTCTGCACGGTGGGCGGTCGGTGGTGGTGGATGCGAAGGCGCCCTTCGACGCGTACCTGTCGGCCATGGAGGCGCGTGACGAGCGCACCCGCGACACCCACCTGGACCAGCACGCGAGGGTGCTGCGAGGCCATGTGGACGCGCTGGCCGGCAAGGCGTACTGGACTGCGTTCGACCAGACCCCCGACTTCGTGGTCCTCTTCGTGCCGGCCGACCCGTTCCTCGACGCCGCCCTGCAACGGGACCCGACGCTGATGGAGCACGCGTTCGCCCGCAACGTCGTGCTGGCGACGCCGGCGACGCTGGTGGCGCTGCTGCGGACAGTGGCATATTCGTGGCGCCAAGAGGCGTTGGCCCGCAACGCGCTAGCGGTGCACGGCCTGGCCCGCGAGCTGTACGGCCGCCTCGCCACCCTCGGCGACCACGTGGGCAAGCTGGGCGCCTCCCTCGGCGGCGCAGTGACGGCCTACAACCGCGCGGTCGGCTCCCTGGAGTCCCGTGTGCTGGTCAGCGCCCGCAAACTCGCCGAAATGGGCGTCTCCGACGAGGAACTGGCCGTGCCCGCCCAGGTCGAGCTGACCCCGCGCCAGCCGCAGGCCCCCGAGCTGTTCGAAGAGCCCGGCTCCGCGATGTTCCGCTGA
- the valS gene encoding valine--tRNA ligase: MTDTAGTARAGLPERPSLDGLEDKWARRWQEEGTYAFDRSKERADVYAIDTPPPTVSGELHMGHVFSYTHTDVVARFQRMRGKTVFYPMGWDDNGLPTERRVQNVYGVHCDPSLPYDPAWQPPATPPKPAAAVSRRNFVELCGRLTVEDEKVFEALWRRLGLSVDWAMTYTTIGARAQAVSQRAFLDNLARGEAYTSEAPTLWDVGFRTAVAQAEIEDRERPGAFHRLRFHGRRGPVEVDTTRPELLPACVALVCPPDHPLVGTTVRTPFFDVEVPVYGHALADPDKGTGVAMVCTFGDLTDVIWWRDLSLPTRVALGRDGRFLPDRPAGVPEAAYAHFAGLTVNAARREIVRILAETGDLLGEPRPVTHPVKYYERGDSPLEIVTSRQWFIRNGGRDQDLREVLLARGRELRWTPEHMRHRYEHWVGGLTGDWLISRQRFFGVPIPVWYRLDDAGEPDYGQPLIPDVSALPVDPSSDCPPGFDESRRDTPGGFTADPDVMDTWATSSLTPQIAGGLGSDDDLFRRVFPMDLRPQGQEIIRTWLFYSVVRAQFAHGTLPWTTTVQSGWILDPDRKKMSKHKGNVVTPTDLLEQHGSDAVRYWAANGRPGADLAFDPAQIKVGRRLATKLLNASRFALGLGAADALRRPVTADLDRAVLARLATVVDQATAALDAYDHTTALTTAEAFFWTFCDDYIELVKDRAYASGPAGDSARAALASGLSVLVRLFAPFLPYATEEIWSWWRYGSVHRATWPTRYELLRVAPDGDAELLDLAGDALRQVRRAKSDRKLSMKAEVPLAEALGPASLLQRLSLVEPDLRAAGRIGKLDMLPDRTPELVIACAF; the protein is encoded by the coding sequence ATGACTGATACGGCAGGTACCGCGCGCGCCGGTCTGCCCGAGCGGCCGTCACTGGACGGGCTCGAGGACAAGTGGGCGCGCCGCTGGCAGGAGGAGGGCACGTACGCGTTCGACCGCTCGAAGGAGCGCGCCGACGTGTACGCGATCGACACGCCTCCGCCGACCGTATCGGGCGAGTTGCACATGGGGCACGTCTTCTCGTACACGCACACCGACGTCGTCGCGCGGTTCCAGCGGATGCGCGGCAAGACCGTCTTCTATCCGATGGGATGGGACGACAACGGGCTGCCGACCGAGCGGCGGGTCCAGAACGTCTACGGGGTCCACTGCGACCCGTCGCTGCCGTACGACCCGGCGTGGCAGCCGCCCGCGACGCCACCGAAGCCGGCCGCCGCGGTGTCGCGGCGCAATTTCGTCGAGCTGTGCGGCCGGCTGACCGTCGAGGACGAGAAGGTGTTCGAGGCGTTGTGGCGGCGGCTGGGGCTGTCCGTCGACTGGGCGATGACGTACACGACCATCGGAGCGAGGGCGCAGGCGGTCTCGCAGCGGGCGTTCCTGGACAACCTCGCGCGCGGCGAGGCGTACACGTCCGAGGCCCCGACGCTGTGGGACGTCGGCTTCCGGACGGCCGTCGCGCAGGCCGAGATCGAGGACAGGGAGCGGCCCGGCGCGTTCCACCGGCTGCGCTTCCACGGCAGGCGCGGGCCGGTCGAGGTCGACACCACCCGGCCGGAGCTCCTGCCGGCCTGCGTCGCGCTGGTCTGCCCGCCGGACCACCCGCTGGTGGGCACGACCGTCCGCACGCCGTTCTTCGACGTCGAAGTCCCCGTGTACGGACACGCGCTCGCCGACCCGGACAAGGGCACCGGCGTCGCGATGGTCTGCACCTTCGGCGACCTGACCGACGTCATCTGGTGGCGTGACCTGAGTCTGCCCACCCGCGTCGCGCTCGGCCGCGACGGGCGCTTCCTGCCGGACCGCCCGGCCGGTGTTCCCGAGGCGGCGTACGCGCACTTCGCCGGGCTGACGGTCAACGCCGCCCGGCGCGAGATCGTCCGGATCCTCGCCGAGACCGGCGATCTGCTGGGCGAGCCCCGCCCGGTCACCCACCCGGTGAAGTACTACGAGCGGGGCGACTCGCCGCTGGAGATCGTCACCAGCCGCCAATGGTTCATCCGCAACGGCGGACGCGACCAGGACCTGCGCGAGGTGCTGCTGGCCCGGGGCCGGGAGCTGCGCTGGACGCCGGAGCACATGCGACACCGATACGAGCACTGGGTCGGCGGTCTCACCGGCGACTGGCTGATCAGCCGGCAACGCTTCTTCGGCGTGCCCATCCCGGTGTGGTACCGGCTCGACGACGCTGGCGAGCCGGACTACGGCCAGCCTCTCATACCGGACGTTTCGGCGTTGCCGGTCGACCCTTCCTCGGACTGCCCGCCCGGTTTCGACGAGTCCCGGCGCGACACCCCGGGCGGCTTCACCGCCGATCCCGACGTCATGGACACCTGGGCCACCTCGTCGCTTACCCCGCAGATCGCCGGCGGGCTCGGCAGCGACGACGACCTCTTCCGGCGTGTCTTCCCGATGGACCTGCGCCCCCAGGGCCAGGAGATCATCCGAACCTGGCTGTTCTACTCGGTGGTCCGGGCACAGTTCGCGCACGGCACTCTGCCGTGGACGACCACGGTGCAGTCCGGCTGGATCCTCGACCCGGACCGCAAGAAGATGTCGAAGCACAAGGGCAATGTGGTCACGCCGACGGACCTGCTCGAACAGCACGGCTCCGACGCGGTCCGCTACTGGGCGGCGAACGGGCGGCCCGGCGCCGACCTGGCGTTCGACCCGGCGCAGATCAAGGTGGGCCGGCGGCTGGCGACGAAACTGCTCAACGCCTCGCGCTTCGCGCTCGGACTGGGCGCCGCCGACGCCCTGCGCCGTCCGGTCACCGCCGACCTCGACCGGGCCGTTCTCGCCCGGCTCGCCACGGTGGTCGACCAGGCAACCGCGGCCCTCGACGCGTACGACCACACGACGGCACTGACCACCGCCGAAGCGTTCTTCTGGACGTTCTGCGACGACTACATCGAGCTGGTGAAGGACCGGGCGTACGCGTCCGGCCCGGCCGGCGACTCGGCGCGAGCCGCCCTCGCGAGCGGGTTGTCGGTGCTGGTGCGGCTGTTCGCGCCGTTCCTGCCGTACGCGACCGAGGAGATCTGGTCGTGGTGGCGCTACGGCTCGGTGCACCGCGCCACCTGGCCGACCCGCTACGAGCTGCTGCGCGTCGCCCCCGACGGCGACGCGGAGCTGCTGGATCTGGCGGGCGATGCTCTGCGGCAGGTGCGGCGGGCCAAGTCGGACCGCAAGCTGTCGATGAAGGCGGAGGTGCCGCTGGCCGAGGCGCTCGGGCCGGCGTCGCTGCTGCAGCGGCTGTCGCTGGTCGAGCCGGATCTGCGTGCGGCGGGCCGGATCGGCAAGCTCGACATGCTCCCGGACCGCACTCCCGAGCTCGTCATCGCCTGCGCCTTCTGA
- a CDS encoding methylated-DNA--[protein]-cysteine S-methyltransferase, producing the protein MSMMEYTTLETPAGPFTYVVSDAGAVRAAGFTADAGELLPLVHERLREETRPAASPGPVGDAVRSYLDGDLTAIDEVVVDQHTGGPFLAQAWRVMREIKPGAPLTYAGFAELTGRPAAIRAAATACARNAAALFVPCHRVLGTDGTLRGYRWGLGVKTWLLEHEQARSLTA; encoded by the coding sequence ATCAGCATGATGGAGTACACGACCCTCGAGACCCCGGCCGGCCCGTTCACCTATGTCGTCAGCGACGCGGGGGCGGTGCGGGCCGCCGGATTCACCGCGGATGCCGGTGAGCTGCTTCCCCTCGTACACGAAAGGCTGCGGGAGGAGACGCGGCCCGCAGCGTCACCGGGGCCGGTGGGTGACGCGGTTCGGTCCTATCTCGACGGTGATCTCACCGCGATCGACGAGGTCGTGGTCGATCAGCACACCGGCGGGCCGTTCCTCGCCCAGGCCTGGCGGGTGATGCGCGAGATCAAGCCGGGCGCGCCGCTGACCTACGCCGGCTTCGCGGAGTTGACCGGCCGGCCCGCCGCGATCCGCGCGGCGGCCACTGCCTGCGCGCGCAACGCGGCGGCGCTGTTCGTGCCCTGCCACCGGGTGCTGGGCACGGACGGGACGCTGCGCGGATACCGCTGGGGGCTCGGCGTGAAAACGTGGCTGCTGGAGCACGAGCAGGCCCGTAGCCTGACCGCATGA
- a CDS encoding AlkA N-terminal domain-containing protein, which produces MELDFERCYRAVDSRDQRFDGWFYTAVRSTGIYCRPSCPAVTPKRENVTFLPSAAAAQRGGFRACRRCRPDAAPGSPEWDVRADVVGRAMRLIGDGVVDREGVPGLAGRLGYTERHLHRMLTAELGAGPLALARAQRAQTARILIETTDLGLAEIAFAAGFGSVRQFNDTIRQVYARSPSGLRERRAARRSEPGTISLRLAYRAPLHAGALLEFLGARTLPGVEERDGPTYRRGLHLPHGSATVALTPADRFVSATLRLADVRDLAPAVARCRRLFDLDADPVAVDGTLAADPALTEKINTEPGIRVPRTVDGFEMTVRAIVGQQVSVAGARTTLGRLLGRATPGEPRGFPTPGEPRGFPTPGELRGFPTAEAVAALPDEAFRMPAARRQSIRALAEAVADGKLDLEPGADREEAVARLRELPGIGAWTAGYVAMRAIGDPDVFLPADVAVQRGARALGLPSDPPALAAHAERWRPWRSYALMRLWRSA; this is translated from the coding sequence ATGGAACTGGACTTCGAGCGGTGCTACCGGGCCGTCGACAGCCGTGACCAGCGCTTCGACGGCTGGTTCTACACGGCCGTCCGCAGCACCGGCATCTACTGCCGCCCGTCCTGCCCCGCCGTCACACCGAAACGGGAGAACGTCACCTTCCTGCCCAGCGCCGCCGCCGCGCAGCGCGGCGGGTTCCGGGCCTGCCGCCGCTGCCGGCCGGACGCCGCGCCCGGTTCGCCCGAGTGGGACGTCCGCGCGGACGTCGTGGGACGGGCGATGCGGCTCATCGGCGACGGCGTCGTCGACCGCGAGGGGGTGCCCGGCCTCGCCGGGCGGCTCGGCTACACCGAACGGCACCTGCACCGCATGCTCACCGCCGAGCTGGGTGCCGGGCCGCTCGCGCTGGCCCGCGCCCAGCGCGCCCAGACCGCGCGCATCCTCATCGAGACGACCGACCTCGGTCTCGCCGAGATCGCGTTCGCGGCCGGGTTCGGCAGCGTCCGGCAGTTCAACGACACCATCCGTCAGGTGTACGCGCGTTCGCCGAGCGGCCTGCGGGAACGCCGGGCAGCGCGGCGGTCCGAGCCCGGCACGATCTCGTTGCGGCTGGCGTACCGGGCACCGCTGCACGCCGGGGCGCTGCTGGAGTTCCTGGGTGCCCGGACACTACCCGGGGTCGAGGAGCGCGACGGGCCGACGTACCGTCGCGGTCTGCATCTGCCGCACGGGAGTGCGACCGTCGCGCTGACCCCGGCCGACCGCTTCGTCTCCGCGACGCTGCGGCTCGCGGACGTGCGCGATCTGGCGCCCGCGGTGGCCCGCTGCCGCCGGCTGTTCGACCTGGACGCGGATCCGGTCGCCGTCGACGGCACGCTGGCCGCCGATCCCGCGCTCACCGAAAAGATCAACACCGAGCCGGGGATACGGGTGCCGCGCACGGTCGACGGCTTCGAGATGACCGTACGGGCGATCGTCGGCCAGCAGGTCTCGGTCGCCGGCGCCCGCACCACGCTCGGCCGCCTGCTCGGTCGCGCAACCCCCGGCGAGCCGCGCGGCTTCCCCACCCCCGGCGAGCCGCGCGGCTTCCCCACCCCCGGCGAACTGCGCGGCTTCCCCACCGCCGAGGCCGTCGCAGCGCTGCCCGACGAGGCGTTCCGGATGCCGGCCGCCCGCCGGCAGAGCATCCGGGCGCTGGCCGAGGCGGTCGCCGACGGCAAGCTCGACCTGGAACCCGGCGCCGACCGGGAGGAGGCCGTCGCCCGGCTGCGCGAACTTCCCGGCATCGGCGCGTGGACCGCCGGATACGTGGCGATGCGCGCCATCGGCGACCCCGACGTCTTCCTTCCCGCCGACGTGGCGGTGCAGCGCGGCGCCCGGGCGCTCGGCCTGCCCTCCGACCCCCCGGCGCTGGCCGCGCACGCCGAGAGGTGGCGGCCCTGGCGCTCCTACGCCCTGATGCGACTTTGGAGATCAGCATGA
- the ychF gene encoding redox-regulated ATPase YchF: MSLTIGIVGLPNVGKSTLFNALTKNDVLAANYPFATIEPNVGVVGLPDERLTKLAEVFGSEKIIPAPVSFVDIAGLVRGASKGQGRGNAFLANIRDASAICQVVRAFSDPNVLHVDGKVSPADDIETINTELILADLQTVEKALPRLQKEAKLKKDRAPAVAAAEAAFKLLNDGTTLYAGAQAAGIDLELLAELHLLTVKPFLYVFNVDEAELGNAAFLDELRALVAPAEAIFMDAKIESELIDLPEDEAMELLESTGQTEPGLNQLIRVGFQTLGLQTYLTAGPKEARAWVIPIGATAPEAAGVIHSDFQRGFIKAEIVSYDDLIEAGSMSAAKSAGKVRMEGKDYTMKDGDVVEFRFNV; encoded by the coding sequence GTGAGCCTTACCATCGGGATCGTCGGCCTGCCCAACGTCGGCAAGAGCACCCTCTTCAACGCCCTGACCAAGAACGACGTGCTCGCCGCGAACTACCCGTTCGCGACGATCGAGCCGAACGTCGGCGTCGTGGGGCTGCCCGACGAGCGGCTGACCAAGCTTGCCGAGGTCTTCGGCAGCGAGAAGATCATCCCGGCGCCCGTCTCCTTCGTCGACATCGCCGGCCTGGTCCGCGGCGCCTCGAAGGGCCAGGGCCGCGGCAACGCGTTCCTCGCCAACATCCGCGACGCCTCGGCCATCTGCCAGGTCGTCCGCGCCTTCTCGGACCCCAACGTCCTGCACGTCGACGGCAAGGTCTCGCCCGCGGACGACATCGAGACGATCAACACCGAGCTGATCCTGGCCGACCTCCAGACGGTCGAGAAGGCCCTGCCGAGGCTCCAGAAGGAAGCCAAGCTCAAGAAGGATCGCGCCCCGGCGGTGGCCGCGGCCGAGGCGGCCTTCAAGCTCCTCAACGACGGCACGACGTTGTACGCCGGGGCCCAGGCGGCCGGCATCGACCTCGAGCTGCTCGCCGAGCTGCACCTGCTGACGGTCAAGCCCTTCCTCTACGTCTTCAACGTCGACGAGGCCGAACTGGGCAACGCCGCCTTCCTCGACGAGCTCCGGGCCCTGGTGGCACCGGCCGAGGCCATCTTCATGGACGCGAAGATCGAGTCGGAGCTGATCGACCTCCCCGAGGACGAGGCGATGGAGCTCCTCGAATCGACGGGCCAGACCGAGCCGGGCCTCAACCAGCTCATCCGGGTCGGCTTCCAGACCCTCGGCCTGCAGACCTACCTGACGGCCGGCCCGAAGGAAGCCCGAGCCTGGGTCATCCCGATCGGCGCAACGGCACCGGAGGCGGCCGGAGTCATCCACTCCGACTTCCAGCGAGGCTTCATCAAGGCCGAAATCGTCAGCTACGACGACCTGATCGAGGCAGGCTCGATGTCCGCGGCGAAGTCGGCGGGCAAGGTCCGCATGGAGGGCAAGGACTACACCATGAAGGACGGCGACGTGGTGGAGTTCCGCTTCAACGTGTGA
- a CDS encoding ASCH domain-containing protein produces the protein MSQARTTPAPLDASAAAEFWGRYAAARPGAAQASPDYTVERFGDSAELADELLRLVADGQKRATSSWVGEYLAEGESLPRIGAHWIVCDGAGAPRMVLRTTELRIGSFLSVDEAFAYDEGEDDRTRESWMREHRGYWQRRSAAVGRAWSENEEVLFERFSVVFPPEFAD, from the coding sequence ATGTCGCAGGCCCGTACCACTCCCGCGCCGTTGGATGCCTCGGCCGCGGCGGAGTTCTGGGGGCGGTATGCGGCGGCGCGGCCCGGTGCGGCCCAGGCGAGCCCGGACTACACCGTCGAACGGTTCGGCGACTCGGCCGAGCTCGCCGACGAACTGCTCCGCCTGGTCGCGGACGGCCAGAAGCGGGCCACCTCCTCGTGGGTCGGCGAATACCTGGCCGAGGGTGAATCGCTGCCCCGGATCGGCGCGCACTGGATCGTCTGCGACGGTGCCGGGGCGCCCCGCATGGTGCTGCGCACCACCGAGCTGAGAATCGGCTCCTTCCTCAGCGTCGACGAGGCGTTCGCCTACGACGAGGGCGAGGACGACCGGACCCGGGAGAGCTGGATGCGCGAGCACCGCGGCTACTGGCAGCGGCGCTCGGCCGCGGTGGGCAGGGCCTGGAGCGAGAACGAAGAGGTTCTGTTCGAGCGGTTCAGTGTGGTGTTTCCCCCGGAATTCGCCGACTGA
- a CDS encoding MarR family winged helix-turn-helix transcriptional regulator, translating to MSATPPPAPLSAEEEAVMRALGRLMLVLPRMLDADLEREQRMSLSEYAVLRHLSESPGRILRMSELAAAADMSLSGMTRLAAKLESQGHLRRIRCESDGRGQNAVLTEAGLARLREAWPSHLTSVRRHIFAHLGDLDLNLLAAALEGMTGDD from the coding sequence GTGTCCGCCACGCCGCCGCCTGCGCCGCTCAGCGCCGAGGAGGAGGCGGTCATGCGCGCGCTCGGGCGGCTCATGCTGGTACTGCCTCGCATGCTGGACGCGGATCTCGAGCGCGAGCAGCGCATGTCCCTCAGCGAGTACGCCGTGCTGCGCCACCTCTCCGAGTCGCCGGGCCGGATCCTGCGCATGAGCGAGCTCGCCGCGGCCGCCGACATGTCGCTGAGCGGGATGACGCGGCTCGCCGCGAAGCTGGAGTCCCAGGGTCATCTGCGGCGGATCCGGTGCGAGAGCGACGGCCGCGGGCAGAACGCCGTGCTCACCGAGGCCGGGCTCGCCCGGCTGCGCGAGGCCTGGCCGAGCCACCTGACCAGCGTCCGGCGGCACATCTTCGCGCACCTCGGTGACCTCGACCTGAACCTGCTTGCGGCCGCGTTGGAGGGCATGACCGGCGACGATTGA
- a CDS encoding ArsR/SmtB family transcription factor, whose protein sequence is MARAATTTDAFNAVAEPRRRQILDLLAAGERPVNDIVELLGLAQPQVSKHLRVLREVDLVHVRDEGRQRMYRINAAPLKSIHDWLRKYEQAWNARFDLMDDVLDELREDELKEAEAHDGEH, encoded by the coding sequence ATGGCACGCGCGGCAACGACGACGGACGCGTTCAACGCGGTGGCCGAGCCTCGGCGACGGCAGATCCTCGACCTCCTGGCGGCGGGTGAGCGGCCCGTCAACGACATCGTCGAGCTGCTCGGCCTCGCCCAGCCCCAGGTCTCCAAGCACCTGCGCGTCCTGCGCGAGGTCGACCTGGTGCACGTCCGCGACGAGGGGCGGCAGCGGATGTACCGGATCAACGCCGCCCCGCTGAAATCCATCCACGACTGGCTGCGCAAGTACGAGCAGGCCTGGAACGCGCGGTTCGACCTCATGGACGACGTCCTCGACGAGCTCAGGGAAGACGAGCTCAAGGAAGCGGAGGCACACGATGGCGAGCACTAA
- a CDS encoding SRPBCC family protein, translating to MASTKGTAKVTLPADNQILITREFDAPARLVWKAYTTPELIKRWWSGERGTVVSAEVDLRVGGRWRYVMEADGGFEVAFHGEYREIQEPVRLVNTEAYEGVPDPDGNAALVTTTFTEKDGRTYMEMLSELRDKAGRDAVIDSGMEGGMQEGMDALELVAISLD from the coding sequence ATGGCGAGCACTAAAGGCACGGCGAAGGTCACCCTCCCTGCCGACAACCAGATCCTCATCACCCGCGAGTTCGATGCCCCGGCGCGGCTGGTGTGGAAGGCGTACACCACGCCGGAGCTGATCAAGCGGTGGTGGAGCGGCGAACGCGGCACGGTCGTCAGCGCCGAGGTCGACCTGCGGGTCGGCGGCAGGTGGCGCTACGTGATGGAGGCGGACGGCGGGTTCGAGGTCGCCTTCCACGGCGAGTACCGCGAGATCCAGGAGCCGGTGCGCCTGGTGAACACCGAGGCGTACGAGGGCGTCCCGGACCCGGACGGGAACGCGGCCCTGGTCACCACCACCTTCACCGAGAAGGACGGCCGCACCTACATGGAGATGCTGAGCGAGCTCCGAGACAAGGCCGGCCGGGACGCCGTCATCGACTCCGGCATGGAGGGCGGCATGCAGGAGGGCATGGACGCCCTCGAACTGGTCGCCATCTCACTGGACTGA
- a CDS encoding Lrp/AsnC family transcriptional regulator gives MSTDLQFDPVDVAILRLLQNDGRIANKDLAAAVGVAPSTCLDRVARLRRAGVITGYAAQVDPAAVGRDLEALLMVQVQPHARGVVDPFVAHVLSLAETRALHHVTGADDFIVHVACGSTADLQRLVLDEFTARREVGRVQTHLIFSTWSGPPVLPYTSVQ, from the coding sequence ATGAGCACCGATCTGCAATTCGATCCGGTTGACGTCGCGATTCTGCGCCTGTTGCAGAACGACGGCCGGATCGCCAACAAGGACCTCGCCGCGGCCGTCGGCGTAGCGCCGTCCACCTGCCTGGACCGGGTGGCACGGCTGCGGCGGGCCGGGGTGATCACCGGCTACGCCGCTCAGGTCGATCCGGCGGCGGTCGGCCGCGATCTGGAGGCGTTGCTGATGGTCCAGGTGCAGCCGCACGCGCGCGGCGTGGTGGACCCGTTCGTCGCGCACGTGCTGTCGCTGGCGGAGACCCGCGCCCTGCACCACGTGACCGGGGCCGACGACTTCATCGTGCACGTCGCCTGCGGCAGCACCGCCGACCTCCAGCGGCTGGTGCTCGACGAGTTCACCGCGCGGCGGGAGGTCGGGCGGGTCCAGACGCATCTGATCTTCTCGACGTGGTCCGGCCCGCCGGTCCTCCCGTACACGTCAGTCCAGTGA
- a CDS encoding trans-sulfuration enzyme family protein: MELTTRAVHAGRDDLVAQGLHAVPLDLSTTYPARDTRAEAERLHELGTGADIPGLPVYGRIGNPTVARFEQALAELEGCAAGVAFASGMAALSACLLAVAAAGTPHVVAVRPLYGGSDHVLTTGLLGTSVTWATPDTVRESLREDTGLVIVETPANPTLATVDLRKLADACGDVPLLVDNTFATPVLQRPAESGASIVLHSATKFLGGHGDVLGGVIATSDDFARRLRQIRFATGGILHPLAGYLLLRGLSTLPVRMQASSRTAAALAERLADHPAVTKVHYPGFGALVSFEVTGDPHEVVGAVRLITPAVSLGSVDSLIQHPASLTHQVVDPESRADGGISDQLLRMSVGLEDVDDLWTDLSKALAMING; this comes from the coding sequence ATGGAGCTCACCACCCGCGCGGTGCATGCCGGACGCGACGACCTGGTCGCGCAGGGGCTGCACGCCGTACCCCTGGATCTGTCCACGACCTACCCGGCCCGCGACACCCGTGCGGAGGCGGAGCGCCTCCACGAGCTCGGCACCGGCGCCGACATCCCCGGTCTGCCGGTCTACGGCCGGATCGGCAACCCGACCGTGGCGCGCTTCGAGCAGGCCCTGGCCGAGCTCGAAGGCTGCGCGGCCGGCGTCGCCTTCGCCAGCGGCATGGCCGCGCTCTCCGCGTGCCTGCTCGCCGTCGCCGCGGCGGGCACCCCGCACGTGGTGGCCGTCCGACCGCTGTACGGCGGCTCGGACCACGTGCTCACCACCGGTCTGCTCGGCACGTCCGTCACCTGGGCGACGCCGGACACGGTGCGCGAGTCGCTGCGCGAGGACACCGGCCTGGTCATCGTCGAGACCCCGGCCAACCCGACGCTCGCCACGGTGGACCTGCGCAAGCTGGCCGACGCCTGCGGCGACGTCCCCCTGCTGGTCGACAACACGTTCGCGACGCCGGTGCTGCAGCGGCCGGCCGAGTCCGGCGCCAGCATCGTGCTGCACAGCGCGACCAAGTTCCTCGGCGGCCACGGCGACGTGCTCGGCGGCGTGATCGCGACGTCGGACGACTTCGCGCGGCGCCTGCGCCAGATCCGCTTCGCGACCGGAGGGATTCTGCACCCGCTCGCCGGCTACCTGCTGCTGCGGGGGCTGTCGACCCTTCCCGTACGGATGCAGGCGTCCTCCCGGACGGCCGCGGCGCTCGCCGAGCGGCTCGCCGACCACCCGGCCGTGACGAAGGTGCACTACCCCGGCTTCGGGGCGCTCGTCTCCTTCGAGGTCACCGGCGACCCGCACGAGGTGGTCGGCGCGGTCCGGCTGATCACTCCCGCGGTGAGCCTGGGCAGCGTCGACAGCCTCATCCAGCACCCGGCCTCGCTGACCCACCAGGTGGTCGACCCCGAGTCCCGGGCCGACGGCGGCATCAGCGACCAGTTGCTGCGCATGTCCGTGGGTCTCGAGGATGTGGACGACCTGTGGACGGACCTGTCGAAGGCGCTTGCGATGATCAACGGGTGA